The Streptomyces sp. SS1-1 genome has a segment encoding these proteins:
- a CDS encoding pyridoxamine 5'-phosphate oxidase family protein codes for MVHDDTRPPLVGPRRRIELDAAEALRLLGSVSLGRIVFTRHALPTVRPVNHALDGGDIVIRTHEGAALTSRTERAGDPGVVVAYEADAIDPRTHLGWSVVVTGYARPVTDPEDLARCRALVRPWVDQAMDQVVRIRPDLVTGILLTAADDCPAGA; via the coding sequence ATGGTTCACGACGACACCCGGCCGCCCCTCGTGGGGCCGCGCCGACGCATCGAGCTCGACGCCGCCGAGGCGCTGCGGCTGCTGGGCAGCGTGTCCCTGGGCCGGATCGTCTTCACCCGGCACGCGCTGCCCACGGTCCGTCCCGTCAACCACGCCCTGGACGGCGGGGACATCGTCATCCGCACCCATGAGGGCGCCGCCCTGACGTCCCGCACGGAGCGGGCCGGGGACCCGGGGGTGGTCGTCGCCTACGAGGCGGACGCCATCGACCCGCGCACGCATCTGGGCTGGAGCGTGGTGGTGACCGGTTACGCCCGTCCGGTGACCGATCCCGAGGACCTGGCGCGCTGCCGGGCGCTGGTGCGGCCGTGGGTGGACCAGGCGATGGACCAGGTGGTCCGGATCCGCCCCGACCTGGTCACCGGCATCCTGCTGACCGCCGCGGACGACTGCCCGGCCGGGGCCTGA